The DNA window CTTCGCAAGGATAGAAAGAATTCTCAAACAAGAGGTAACACTATCAACACACTGCTCTGATTCTCTGAATGTTGTTGCTCTGATTCTCTGAATGTTGCGCTAAAAAGTGCACTGGATAAGCacaaagtatatataaaagaaaaggtgtcATGGTATAGACGTGCGGTTAACAAAGAGATGTTATAGCCTATACActactaaaaaatttattttagacccTCCTAATTTTTACAGCTGGTATAAAAGAAGACATTCCTGTAAAACACACTTAGATGTTCTAGTTACACGTCGCATGGtaaaataactatttttacAAGCGACCCACGTAAGAGGACCACCTTTATAAACCTATGCCCAATATAATGagccataaaaataaaagaccCCTACCACTCTTATCGTCTCTCTCACCCATCGCTCTCATAATCATGGTCTAGCAGCCTTAGGGTGAGGCCCTCGCCATCCTCCTAGCATCGCCCTTTGCCGCCTTCATTGTTAGAAGAAGCTAAGACCAAGGACCTCACCATCCTATTGTGATTGCCCTCTTCCTTGACACCTCACCATCCCTAGGGTTGCCGCTTACTAGTGTAGGGATAAGGGGAAGGCTTTGCTAttgcaaatcaaaattttctaccCCATAAAATAGGAACTATTGTTGTTATAGATCACGGGATTACCACTAGATGCGCAGATGTAGCGGAATCGTCTCGGTGTAGACGAAGAACGCCGAGGTAGTAGTGTCGTGCAGTTGATCACGTCCTCACGTGCGGCTTGTGCTTGTGCTCTAGATACAACACCTCCGAGGTATCCATACATACAAGGAGGAAGTAGTCGCGCACTAGACTACTAGGTCCGCGAGAGCAACGAAGGCATGGGCGTGGGGAGATTGGCGGCTAGCGTGGATTGCCCTAATCTATGCGCCCCACCCCTCATTATATAGGCGTCCTAATGGACTTCTAACCCCGAGGCCCATTCGCAACCATAGGCCTTCTCTAATTCGGATCATATCCGAATTGGGCTTCCAGCCCCTAAGTGTGCAACCCTATGGGTTCACGCAGACATAGTCATGGCCCAAGTACTCCTACTTGGCCCAATAGTTGATAACAACCTCTGTCAAGGTGTGTCAACTCCTATGCGTACGTAAAGATCATATCAGACGAACCATCACAACATCATGTATAAGCTATTCCCTTAGCCTCATGATATTTGGTCTAGCTCCAAGCTAACCTCTCTTTCTCGATGTTGTGAGTCGGATCCTTGAATAGGTTAACACTTAACCTAACACAACCATGCTTTTCTTGATTGGGGGGCCTAGAGATATCTCTCCCACATAGAGAGGGCCAAATCTCATCTTCACTGGCCATGCCTCATAGCATGCTTCATGACAAACTCGAAGCTACATTTATAACTACCCAGTTACGAAATAACGTTTGATAGCCTCTAAGTAGGTCGGCTCACATCTTGAGAACATACGACAACCTTAAGTCTAAGGACAAAGCATACACATTGTGTAAAGAGAGAACAACATTACAATATCTCACACTGGGTCGGTCCAGCATCATGGCATACATATGCCCACATTATTAGTTTGACATCCCCATGTCCATGACATATGAAACATAGACATCAACTAATACATGTGTTAGTCATCAACTCCGACTAGGGACAACTTTGGAATAACCATACAAGTAAAGAGTTTCACAAACAATTCACATAATTGTCAATCAATATAGGTTGCCTTTCATGGATattcaatagataaataaggGTCATAGATACAACGAAATATGATCATCTCTACGATTACCTCTAGGACATATTTCTAACAATCAGACCTAATTTCTAGCCATTCATCATGCTTTGTTATTTGTGGTCATATTGGATCTTAATGTATTTCACCCATCATGTTGCTTTGTTTGCCTTGGACCATAACTTGAGTCATGTGTGCCCAAAGCCATAAAGCAGTGACTTTCATGCGCCTCTTGTGTGAAGTGCTTAGTCTACTAATTAATGGTATGTTCAAAGGCAGAGCCTAGTATTGACTCTTACCTCGTCTACATCAGCAAcactaacttattttataagcgtacgtataaaaataaagttaggtatggtttcttcattaatataacaaattattttttattagtcttctttccttttaatctatcttatgcaacaaaatttacttaaataaATGTTAAGAGTCGACTCTCAGTTGTTACCACGCATAACAACCGTTTTTTGTCTCTCCTTTACTCTCTTTTCTCCATGTCAGCAAATTTGCATACGTGGCATTTAAGAGAGTCTGTTAATAACATCGTTGTATATGCCCTAAAAGTATCATAAGTCATTGATTGGTGTTGAGTGCTTTTAGTAACAAGTAATTATAGAGTTGTTAACTTCAATAAAGCATCCTAGCGATTTGTACTTTGCCTTTTGTTTAATAATTGAGATGTTACAGCTCCATCTTCTGCTGATACTtatgaactaaaaattaaatttctaacCTAAATTGAGAGcagatttttgtgtttttttttcatggtagtttattttcaaggCTTGGTTTTTAGGTCAATAAGAATAggtatatagaatttttattcccaaattattttttatttgcaaatatgttgtttggatttttttcctaaataagccaaacaatcatccaaatatgcatGTTTGGGGAAGATTAAGATTATGAGAACCACAGGTCTAGATTCTCATAAACTAAGTGTTGTTAAGGAGAGCTTATAACTTATTAAGATTGTGTGATAAGCTATATCTATTGGAAGTTGCCCCCAAATAAACTCTATGTATTGTTTTCATTGGGGTGAGTCATGACTATAATGTTTGTAATGTTGCTTTTCCACGAAAAATATGGATACTTGTAAGTTTCATGGACAAACTTTGATCCGTATTATATGAAATGCTTAAAGTAAACTAGTTTAAATCCTTCGTTGTGTTAATATTTGGTGTTTGGATGATGTCTCTAGCTGCATAGCAGACCTACTAATTTGCAGTTTTATGTAATATGCAATTTACTCCCTCgttccctaaatatttaacgcagttgatttttttatacacgtttgactatttgtcttattaaaaaatatacataaaaatccttcgttttatacacgtttagcTATTTACCCGTAACAGTCACTCAAAATCAACGGTTCAGATCGTCTGCCCTCCCCACCCCTCTGCCCTCACCCGGCCTCCACGCCGCCCGGGCTGCCTCAGGCCCGCCTCCACCGCACCGCTGCCCCTCCACCGCCTGCGCTGCCTCCATCGCAGCCTCCGCCGTGCCTTCTTCGTGCCCGCGCTCTCACGCGGCCGGCCCTAGCCTGCCCCCATCCTCTCCCGCGCCGCGTTCTCTTCCGGCCCGCCTCCTCAGATcagtcagcggcggcggaggcggagggtaCGTGAACAAGGCCACCCGCGAGATCGGCGGCCCGCGTGGACCGGAGCTGACGCGGTACGGCGACTGGGAGCACAGTGGCCGGTGCTCCGACTTCTGACCGGCTCTTCCGCTAGCCAAGATGGTAGCTTTCTCTACCGGCTTAGCGTGATCTGGCAAGAAATGTAATACTAGATGGTTTTATAGCTCTCTATGCTCTCCTTTCTTCTTGAATTTGGAATAAAGTGGAAGTTGTTATGCAGGCCATGATTATGAATTTCTGGATGTTTCAGTCTTTCAGGGCACTAATCCCCATGAATCTTACTATCTCACACTGGTAATCTCAAGCTTTGTTCTGCTGTTTGATGAATTGCTTGAGCCGAGTGATGGGATGGAATTGCTTGTTTTGTAATTCAGTGCAGATCTGTGAGCACTTGTAATTTGGCACAAGGAAAGATTGGAAGTTGCTATGCAGGCCCAtagttctgaatttctgaatgCTTCAGAGCACTATCCTCATGAATCTTAGCGTGataatctcttttttttttcttctgatgTTTGATGAATTCCTTGAGCTCAACGATGAGATGGATTAGTCTATTCTGTGATTCAGTACATACTTGTGAAAGCATGTACTTTGGCACAAGGGAAGATTATTTGAGTtagttgatttttattatcaaatgtcaccattcattagcacatgagcACAgctatatttgatatatgactTGAATCAAACTAAAGTGcaattaaacatattttaaaaaaagcaatttaactaacataaaattaaattatgtatataaatattatgatacCGTAACGTTAGCACGGGTATATTGCTAATgtgtgtataatttttttattcacaaattaactTTTGCTCATAAATATACTTTCCATATCATCACAATCAATCGCttctcattcaaaattctttctattttaCTCCTACGTACTCCTTTCCATCCCTCATTTACTAAAAAGCgtcataattttttcatcaaaatattaGTCTCTACTAAACAACTCGGAAACACTTTCAGATGGAGGTAATagatagggaaaaaaaataatagccATAGATGTTCAGAGCatccacaaaagaaaaataatatgtatgaGCCTTTTTTTAACTTGTGCCTGTGTGCAGACCAAATTTGGTTATACTCCGTATCGTAATTATTGTCTAACTTCCGTACCATGTCGAGGGTCGACTTCCCCGCAGATCAAACGGTCGATGCGGTGTCGCTAGTTAGGACCAAACAAAGCGCATGCactatttagatttttccGCATTACATTACATCATTTTCAGAGCAATCCTCACATGCATGACCATTGTAACATGACTTTTCGGCGAAGCACTTGTCGATTTTATGTCCACAAAATAAACTCAGTTAAAACAAGCCGATGAACAGAATTACAGAACCCTTTCAATACAATGGGCATGATCTCAAAGGTCGAGTCTGCAGCGCACTACCATTCTATGCAATGAGAAAAGGGAGTACGGTCAACATGAAAGCCTCATAAGTAAAAGTTGCAGAGCCCGACAAGGCTGTGTCTTTTTCCTTGAACTTCTCAGTCAGACCCTGTAAAATTGTTACAGATGAATGTTAACAAAGTGAAAACAGATTAACAGAACATTGTGCTAGGTCTTAAACAACGTGTGTGATGGCATTACCTTAACTGTGAGGCAGCATCTgaaaaagtaaacaaaataGAGTTAGGATTGCAATATAGGACAAACTGGAATCATacaagatatcaaaattttaaaatatccaaTATATAAGCCATGACATGTGAAGCAATGAAAAGTAATAAGTTTACCAAGGACTTTTATAGTTCTAAACTTAGCGTTTAaaaagccaagactaaaaaataaaaaagaatgaaaaaaactaaattaattCAAAGTTTTACATCAGAAACCAGGGGAAGTAGAAAGCCCAGTTGGTGCATGCATTATCTTTTAACTCAAAATGTGGAAGAAACATCTTAACAATTATGCTTGATTGGAAATATCGTCTTTAACCAGACATTTGATCCAAAATACTACTTTTCTGCCAACaaatgttcaaaaaaaaacattacgaATTTGAAAAAGATCCAATAATTAGctgatttataaacatatggaTAAGCTAATAGCGTGAACAATTACTAAGAAAGCAATCGGCAAAACATAATTGGAGCCATCTTACTCAATGAAGTTATCATATTCAATTGCTTTGTTCTTGCCCCCAGTCTTGTCAAACTTAGAGACAAGCAAGTCTAGCACAGTTGGAGAAACTGAATATCCCAGACTGAGAAGAGCATCACGCAATTCTGCTGCATCAATTCTACCACTTCGGTCACGATCAAACCTCTCAAAAATGCTCTGCACAATACAGGCAGAAAATGCACTTATTCAGTTTCAACAGTAACTTCATTAGTAGTTCCACCACACAGAAGAAAGGGAAAGTTTAAGATGTAGCATCTCACCCTCCAATTCTGAAGGCTGTAAAACACAGAGATAAATTCCTTGGGCCCTGAAAGGATCAAAGACACATATTCAATGTGGTCtactggaaaaaaaatcaataacataAGAAATGCTTAAGTTCATAaaatagtactacctccgttccataataacctcatttttcatttttccgtgtccaacgtttgaccattcgtcttatttgaaatttttttgcgattaatatttttattattactagatgataaaatatgaatagtactttatacgtgactaatttttttaagtttttgtacaaatttttcaaataagacgaatagtcaaacgttggacacggaaaaacgaaaaatgaggttattatgggacggaggtggtatCTAGCAATCGACTATTTTGTTAAATCTGGTGCATTTACATGTTAGAACTAAGAGAGCCAATATTCTAGATGACAGTTCAGTAGCTGAAGCCTGAAAGCCTGAAACATAGCACTGTTTCCAGAGTATGCACTGCTCAATCAATTCAAAGTTCATAACTCAATCTCTACACAGAAAACAGATGCCAAAGGGATAGGACAACTGGCatgcattaaaatttttgaaccaAACTGACTAACAAAACTAAGTATGCCAGCAAACAAGTATAAACTACTACATGTGCCAAAGTACCATTGGGTTTTACTGGAGTAAacccaattttttatttctagacACAAACCAGAAGAATTTACAGTTACAACTCATAATTTCACTGTGCAAAGGTGTCTATGCTGTACCAAAGTAGACCACAACATGATATCCGCACCGCACATGAGCTGGGATTGTCCACGATTCTATTGAATCATTTCCATAAAGGAATGGGTGCAATTGAGAAACTTAATTAAAAACGTATTCCAACACTAAAAGTAAACTCCAGCGTAAACAAGTTGCCACTATGATGTAAACAATGACTACATCGCTCGCAGTTCCGTTTGTACGTCCGTCCCTGACTGCTGAACCCATCTAcacatcgccgtcgccggcagaAAAGTCGCATACTCGCACGGCGATAGCGTAAGCACCTCGTTAATCCCCCCACGAAGCGCCACATGCTAATCGCGTGCCACTCGTTGAAGACACACCGCCCAAAGCATAACCACCATTACGTATGCCATTGCCACCGAGCTTGACCAGAACAACGCGCACGATAGTCTCCATGGCGCATCACAGCACAGATCACGCTAACGCCCGCCATTCCCACCCCCTAGGGGCTAAAGATTGGCGAGTGGGACGAAGAAGGGATGAGTTACCAATCTTGCGGACGTTGGTGTTGGTGAAGAGGTACATGAGGAGGTGGACGGTGCGGAGGCTGAAGCTCTGGCTGTACCCGGACAGCGCCGACTGCAGCTCCTTGTCGTCGATCATCCCGCTGCCGTCCCGGTCCGCCGCCTGGAAGCACGCCACCACGTTCGGGTCCGTCCCCGGCGGGAACGCCGACGGCACCAGCGACGCGAAGGGGCTGCCGTACCCGCCGGGCGACCCGTAGGGCGCcgacgagggcggcggggCCCCGTAGGGGGCGCCGTACGGCTGGGTGGTGGGCGGGGCGCCGTAGGGCTGGGTGGAAGGCGGCGCCCCGTAGGGCTGGGCGGAAGGCGGGGCTCCGtagccgcccccgccgccgccgtagggCTGGGCGCCGTAGTAAGGGGCGGaaccggaggaggaggtcttGCCCTCCTTGGGGGGCTTGTCGCCGTAGGGCGGGGCGTAGGGGGCGGGGGAGGAGCCGTAGGGCGGTGGCGGGGCCCCGtagccaccggcggcgccgtagGGGTAGGCGGAGCCGGGGTTTGGCGGGTAGCCGGCCATGGGAGATTTGGGGATAGCCAAGGCAACCTGTCTGTCTGCGTCCTCTGATCTTTTGCGAAGGGAGGTGTGAGTGTGACCGTTTATATCGATGAACATAACGTGCAGAGTAGATGCGGTTGTAGTTGTTTTTATGGGCTGCGAAGATgggacatttaactttttattattttttcagaatagatttattatttgattgaatttattatttaaatttatgtgaCATAGATTTATGGGAGTCTATatgttatatacatgttatagacagcgagtgacaaatctattTCGCTCAGAGTGacaataagttaaattttgcgTGAAGATGACGAGGACACGCCACGCGTGAGTTGTTGTAAAACCACGGCACCGTGTTGTGGCTCTTTGGACCGAACGGCGGAACGTGTCACTCTTGTCGGGGCAGAtcgaaggaaggaaggagaaagAGCTTTGATGCATGCGCGTGGGCAGCGACGGCATggccgcgcggccgccggcgattGAGTCTGCAGGTGTAGCTTGATCGTTGCGCTGCTTCGCTGTGGGTTCTTGAACCAAGTTGAGCACGACAACTGCAGCAAGCACGTGTATGGACCATTTCTCTATTCTCAGCAAGGCAATGGTTCGCAATGTGCCATCCACTCATGAAAAAATGGTGGGTGCAAATATGTTGTAACTCGGATCATTTGCAGTCAATTTCATCCACATCTTGAGGAGCCAAGCACGCAAGCAAACCAGAGACATAGGGGTAGAGATGAGACTTGGATTGTACCGTGCTAGGCACGGGTGGACCCATagtttttcatgtaaaaattggTTGTGTCGGCCCAGCCCAACTTGCCCACCGTGCCATGCCGACCCACGAGGGTGATGCCATAGCCCAAGCACAACCCAAAAGCATGTTAGATCTGTTTGGACTGTGCAGTATTGATCGTCTGATCTGATGTCGTATTGTCATGTCGTATTACTGTGGCCCATGTGTCAAGGCATTAAGCCATCAATGTCGTGGCGTGTAGAAGCATTGGACTAGAGGAATCATCCGATCGATAAAGTGGTCATGTCCATGTGAGTGTGTGATAATGTCTGCGAGACAGCATGCCGTGTCGTCGCACCTAGATATAGCGTTCACATGACATTCAATGACTGATGAGCTCATAGTTACACGACCAATGATCTAGAAAGAAAATTGGCCTATTATGAAGCACGACCCAGGAACAAAATTAACTTGGCATGAATATTTCATCTCATTTCGACAGTGCTGGCCCAAGCACATCACAATAATCGTGTCGTGTCGTGCCGCACAACGTGCTTATGTTCGAGGCCCAAGCCTAGCCATGGTCATGCCATGTCAGTACGACCCAATTCGTGCTAGACCATGGAGTTTTTTCTACCGTGCCAGACCATCGTGCCTTGGATCGACACATGAAAGTACAACCCAAGTCTCACCTCTACCTAGGAGGAGAAGAATTAAGTGAAGACACACGCTTATTTGGTGCTAGGTGATTAGGTTAACAATTTGATCTACTGTGATACACATGTCAAATATTCGTGGTAGAGTTGCAAAAGATAGGATCACAACCATTATGCACcaatttcttttcctttaCTCTCATGTGTCAACCTCGTTAATCAAAGCGTGGcatattgttaaaaaattcGAATAGTCTATGATAATAGTTAATGTTATACACGATAGAACCAAATATTAccaagttaaaaatctaatttaaaaatatggtacgacggacttttatgt is part of the Oryza brachyantha chromosome 11, ObraRS2, whole genome shotgun sequence genome and encodes:
- the LOC102707549 gene encoding calcium-binding protein CBP-like, whose protein sequence is MAGYPPNPGSAYPYGAAGGYGAPPPPYGSSPAPYAPPYGDKPPKEGKTSSSGSAPYYGAQPYGGGGGGYGAPPSAQPYGAPPSTQPYGAPPTTQPYGAPYGAPPPSSAPYGSPGGYGSPFASLVPSAFPPGTDPNVVACFQAADRDGSGMIDDKELQSALSGYSQSFSLRTVHLLMYLFTNTNVRKIGPKEFISVFYSLQNWRSIFERFDRDRSGRIDAAELRDALLSLGYSVSPTVLDLLVSKFDKTGGKNKAIEYDNFIECCLTVKGLTEKFKEKDTALSGSATFTYEAFMLTVLPFLIA